One window of the Nicotiana tabacum cultivar K326 chromosome 4, ASM71507v2, whole genome shotgun sequence genome contains the following:
- the LOC107776595 gene encoding L-type lectin-domain containing receptor kinase S.1 produces MLPLLFILINLTIFPCISALEFLFNSFTANSTPVLNLIDDARLEPPVIRLTNDSNQFSRGRAFYPSPIPIKSTSNSTSISSSFSTQFIFSILPDDPSSPGFGLAFVLSASTSPPNALSSQYFGLFTNATVHTVAPLLAVEFDTGRNPEFNDPDRNHVGIDLNSIESVVTQTAGYYNSSGNASDSFVPLNMRSGQNIHVWIDFNGPEFEINVTIAPAGMSRPVRTMLSYKKPIIANYTSADMFVGFSASKTQWIEAQRVLAWSFSDSGVARDINTTNLPIFQLENSTSSLSPGSIAGIVIGCVVAVLGCLCVFYWVWWKRRGKEEEDVIEDWELEYWPHRFSYEELNQATKGFSKDELLGAGGFGKVYKGTLSNNTEVAVKCVNHDSRQGIREFMAEISTIGRLQHKNLVQMRGWCRKGNELMIVYDYMPNGSLNKWIFDKPEKVMNWVDRRRVLADVAEGLNYLHHGWEQVVVHRDIKSSNVLLDSEMRGRLGDFGLAKLYTHGGVPNTTRVVGTLGYLAPEVVTRATPTAASDVYSFGVVVLEVACGRRPIDTRFVVEEEEVLIDWVRQKYREGRLCEAADDRIKGQYSEDEMEAMLKLGLTCCHPDPLRRPTMREVVAVLLGENVEATQNELLAELTPTVSSMKDRSSSASEEGDKYLSQESELLSAV; encoded by the coding sequence ATGCTACCACTACTATTCATTCTCATCAATCTTACAATTTTCCCATGTATTTCTGCTCTCGAATTTCTCTTCAATTCCTTTACTGCCAACTCCACCCCAGTTCTAAACCTCATCGACGATGCTCGCCTTGAGCCACCAGTAATCCGCCTTACCAACGACTCTAACCAATTTTCCCGTGGCCGCGCTTTTTACCCATCTCCAATTCCTATCAAATCCACTTCCAATTCTACTTCCATTTCCTCCTCTTTTTCTACCCAATTCATCTTCTCTATTCTCCCCGATGATCCCTCTAGTCCCGGTTTCGGCCTTGCTTTTGTTCTTTCAGCTTCCACTTCCCCACCTAACGCTCTCTCCAGCCAATACTTTGGACTTTTCACTAACGCCACCGTTCATACCGTCGCCCCACTTCTCGCCGTCGAGTTTGATACGGGTCGTAACCCGGAATTCAATGATCCGGATAGAAACCATGTCGGGATTGATCTTAACAGCATCGAATCTGTCGTTACTCAAACGGCTGGATATTATAATTCTTCTGGTAATGCTAGTGATTCTTTCGTGCCTTTAAATATGCGAAGTGGACAAAATATTCATGTTTGGATCGATTTCAATGGGCCTGAATTCGAGATTAATGTTACTATAGCTCCTGCTGGTATGTCACGGCCCGTTAGGACTATGTTAAGTTATAAAAAACCCATAATTGCAAATTACACGTCTGCTGATATGTTTGTTGGGTTCTCTGCTTCCAAGACTCAATGGATTGAGGCACAAAGAGTTTTAGCTTGGAGTTTCAGTGATTCTGGAGTTGCAAGGGATATTAATACTACGAATTTGCCTATTTTTCAGCTGGAAAATTCGACGTCTTCGTTATCTCCCGGCTCTATTGCTGGAATTGTAATTGGTTGTGTAGTGGCTGTGTTAGGTTGTTTGTGTGTATTTTATTGGGTTTGGTGGAAGAGGAGGGGTAAGGAGGAAGAGGATGTAATTGAAGATTGGGAACTCGAGTATTGGCCTCATAGATTTTCATATGAAGAGCTTAACCAAGCTACAAAAGGTTTTTCTAAAGATGAGCTACTTGGGGCTGGTGGATTTGGTAAAGTATACAAAGGAACACTATCTAATAACACAGAAGTGGCGGTGAAGTGTGTGAACCATGACTCAAGGCAAGGGATTAGGGAATTCATGGCTGAGATATCGACTATCGGGAGGCTTCAACACAAGAATTTAGTACAAATGAGAGGGTGGTGTAGGAAAGGGAATGAACTTATGATTGTGTATGATTATATGCCTAATGGAAGTCTGAATAAATGGATATTTGATAAGCCAGAGAAGGTTATGAATTGGGTAGACAGGAGGAGGGTCCTAGCTGATGTTGCCGAGGGTTTGAACTATTTACATCATGGTTGGGAACAAGTGGTTGTACATAGGGATATTAAATCTAGCAATGTTTTGTTAGATAGTGAAATGAGAGGGagattgggtgattttgggctagCAAAGTTGTATACTCATGGTGGTGTGCCAAATACAACTAGAGTGGTAGGTACATTAGGGTACTTGGCACCTGAAGTTGTGACAAGGGCTACACCAACTGCAGCTAGTGATGTTTATAGTTTTGGGGTGGTGGTGTTGGAGGTGGCGTGTGGGCGAAGGCCGATTGACACAAGGTTTGTGGTGGAGGAAGAGGAAGTGTTGATTGATTGGGTTAGACAAAAGTACAGGGAAGGGAGATTGTGTGAGGCCGCAGATGATAGGATTAAGGGGCAGTATTCGGAGGACGAAATGGAAGCTATGTTGAAACTAGGCTTAACTTGTTGTCACCCGGATCCTCTCCGACGACCTACTATGAGAGAGGTGGTTGCTGTATTGCTAGGTGAGAATGTGGAGGCAACACAAAATGAATTGCTAGCTGAATTAACACCTACTGTCAGCAGCATGAAAGATAGAAGCAGTAGTGCAAGTGAGGAAGGAGATAAGTACTTGTCGCAAGAATCGGAACTACTATCGGCTGTGTAG